A genomic segment from Scomber japonicus isolate fScoJap1 chromosome 11, fScoJap1.pri, whole genome shotgun sequence encodes:
- the mcf2lb gene encoding guanine nucleotide exchange factor DBS isoform X4: MQLDSSPLHAADITPDLKKQFAFLSGGRGDNGSPIIVFPEFPAFGEISDREFHNVLTYLTSVPSLSSTGVGFILVIDRRQDRWAAVKGTLLRIAGSFPGNLQLVLVLRPTTLLQRTLSDILFKFNKDEFKMKVPVIMLSSITELHSYIDRTQLTQELGGTQEYCHEKWISHRTAIEGFALMVKKTAQTLQSFGTELAETELPNETQATTNLLSIHKDKKDKMKEDLLVALGQGSRLLESINEPVVRNPDHNMNQDEMENMATVQRLLSQLDETERAFDEFWVRHQTKLEQCLQLRHFEHNYREVRALLDQVSEKLATFSEVGISPAHADHIFSELTTYEEKVSEVLDRALSLACEGDELIQNSHYAEDSIQPKCSELRAVSEDVSSNLKAKKDHLLKAMELHHCLDRASKWCDDGIYLLASQPVDKCQSHEGAEIALQELERYLDNAGQNRLTDLNTIWTDYEAVLNQQLRDQVEKVFQKQTSMQEMFDKRRVSLKKLAAKQTRPVQPVAPRPEAFIKSPLSSPAHRAQQEKICSEGNSGNCEKGNGLLDGDSNSRHASLSEEEENLAVLRRHVMNELLETERAYVEELLCVLQGYASEMDNPAMAHLIPTPLQNKKEVLFGNMPEIYHFHKRTFLRELEQYTDCPELVGRCFLERMTDLEIYEKYCHNKPRSESLWRQCSDCAFFQECQKKLEHKLGLDSYLLKPVQRITKYQLLLKEMLKYSKTCEGTDDLQDALTSILGILKAVNDSMHLIAITGYEGNMSELGKLLMQGSFSVWTEHKKGHAKVKDLARFKPMQRHLFLHEKALLFCKRREENGEGYEKAPSYSFKQSLNMSAVGITENAKGDNKKFEIWCNSREEVYIVQAPTTDVKTTWVNEIRKVLTTQLEAARASQQRAPDQVFQFPPGSSGVNLSPFKSGQKSFKKGEEKKAEPCSPDANSSSSPKPIAKGSPTSPDHKTKRQSDPTPFGFKGWNKASLSLDASEENDGYSSAEDPLNSDPEEDNGKKLCAGKYTVMADFEKGSAQELSVKSGDMVQLVKEGDDGQWFVRNLSSSTEGWIAAPNLITLIGKSKSCQSLSSSEGSGSGNLSTSSSCSETYTSFSDIKS; this comes from the exons ggCTCCTTCCCTGGGAACCTCcagctggttctggttctgaggCCCACCACCCTCCTTCAGCGCACACTCTCCGACATCCTCTTCAAGTTCAACAAGGATGAGTTCAAGATGAAGGTGCCG GTGATTATGCTGAGCTCAATAACTGAGCTGCACTCCTACATCGACCGAACCCAGCTGACTCAAGAACTCGGTGGGACGCAGGAGTACTGTCACGAGAAGTGGATCTCTCATCGCACC GCTATTGAAGGCTTTGCACTGATGGTAAAGAAAACAGCACAGACCCTGCAGTCTTTTGGGACCGAGCTGGCAGAAACTGAACTCCCCAATGAAACCCAGGCAACAACCAACCTGCTGAGCATacacaaagacaagaaagacaaaatgaag gagGATCTGCTGGTGGCTCTGGGACAGGGCAGTAGGCTGCTGGAGAGCATTAATGAGCCTGTGGTGCGAAACCCAGACCACAACATGAACCAGGATGAAATGGAGAACATGGCTACAGTACAGAG GCTGCTGTCTCAGCTGGATGAGACAGAAAGGGCTTTCGATGAGTTCTGGGTGAGGCACCAGACCAAACTGGAACAGTGTCTCCAACTGCGCCACTTTGAGCACAACTACAGAGAG GTGAGGGCTCTGCTGGATCAGGTGTCTGAGAAACTGGCAACCTTCTCTGAGGTGGGGATCAGCCCAGCCCACGCTGACCATATCTTCAGTGAGCTCACCACCTATGAGGAGAAAGTCAGT GAGGTGCTGGACAGAGCTTTGTCGTTGGCCTGTGAGGGTGATGAACTGATCCAGAACTCCCACTATGCTGAGGACTCCATTCAGCCCAAATGCAGCGAGCTCAGAGCAGTCAGTGAGGATGTGAGCAGCAATTTGAAGGCCAAGAAGGACCACCTCCTCAAAGCCATGGAGCTGCATCACTGTTTGGACAGG GCTTCTAAGTGGTGTGATGATGGTATATACCTGCTGGCTTCTCAACCAGTAGACAAGTGTCAATCACACGAGGGGGCAGAGATAGCACTGCAGGAGCTGGAGCGTTACCTGGATAATGCAGGCCAGAACCGACTGACAGACCTCAACACCATCTGGACAGATTACGAGGCAGTGCTCAACCAGCAGCTCAGG GACCAAGTGGAGAAGGTTTTCCAGAAGCAGACGTCCATGCAGGAGATGTTTGATAAGAGGAGGGTCAGCCTGAAGAAGCTAGCAGCCAAACAGACCAGGCCGGTGCAGCCAGTGGCCCCCAGACCCGAAGCCTTTATCAAATCTCCTCTCAGCTCACCTG cacacagagcacagcaaGAGAAAATTTGCTCTGAGGGAAACTCTGGAAACTGTGAGAAA gGAAATGGATTGCTGGATGGAGACAGTAACAGCAGACATGCCTCtctgtcagaggaggaggagaacctGGCAGTGCTCAGGAG acatgTTATGAACGAGTTGCTGGAAACTGAGAGGGCCTACGTGGAGGAGCTGCTCTGTGTATTACAG GGATATGCCTCTGAGATGGATAATCCAGCAATGGCCCACCTCATCCCTACTCCTTTGCAGAACAAAAAGGAGGTTCTGTTTGGTAACATGCCAGAAATCTACCACTTCCACAAGAG GACATTCCTGAGGGAGCTGGAGCAGTACACCGACTGCCCTGAGCTGGTTGGAAGGTGTTTTCTAGAGAGG ATGACCGACCTGGAGATCTATGAGAAGTACTGTCACAACAAGCCTCGCTCTGAAAGCCTGTGGAGGCAGTGCTCAGACTGCGCCTTCTTCCAG GAGTGTCAGAAAAAGCTGGAGCATAAACTGGGCTTAGATTCTTATCTGCTGAAACCTGTTCAGAGAATCACCAAATATCAGCTGCTACTGAAG GAGATGCTTAAGTACAGTAAGACCTGTGAAGGGACTGATGACCTGCAGGATGCGCTGACCTCCATCTTGGGAATCCTCAAGGCTGTCAATGACTCCATGCACCTCATCGCCATTACAGGATATGAG GGTAACATGAGTGAGCTGGGAAAGCTGCTGATGCAGGGCTCGTTCAGCGTGTGGACAGAACACAAGAAAGGTCATGCCAAGGTTAAGGATCTGGCCCGTTTCAAGCCCATGCAGAGACACCTCTTCCTCCACGAGAAGGCGCTGCTCTTCTgcaagaggagggaggaaaatgggGAAGGCTACGAGAAAGCTCCCTCTTATAGCTTCAAACAGTCTCTCAAT ATGAGTGCTGTGGGCATTACAGAGAATGCAAAAGGAGATAACAAGAAGTTTGAAATCTGGTGCAACTCCAGAGAAGAGGTCTACATTGTTCAG GCACCCACAACTGATGTTAAAACCACCTGGGTAAATGAGATTAGGAAGGTTTTGACAACTCAGCTGGAGGCAGCCAGAG CCAGCCAGCAGAGGGCTCCAGATCAGGTTTTCCAGTTTCCTCCTGGGTCAAGTGGAGTGAATCTAAG TCCATTCAAGAGCGGTCAGAAGAGCTTTaaaaagggagaggagaagaaagctGAGCCCTGCAGCCCTGATGccaattcttcttcttcaccaaAACCCATAGCAAAAG GATCTCCAACAAGCCCCGATCACAAGACGAAACGCCAGAGCGATCCTACGCCATTTGGGTTCAAAG GCTGGAACAAGGCCTCCCTGTCACTGGATGCCTCAGAGGAAAATGATGGCTATTCCAGTGCTGAGGATCCTCTTAACTCTGACCCAGAGGAGGACAATGGGAAGAAGCTG TGTGCTGGCAAATATACAGTAATGGCCGACTTTGAGAAGGGCAGTGCTCAAGAGCTCTCAGTGAAGAGCGGAGACATGGTGCAGCTTGTCAAGGAAGGGGATGATGGACAGTG GTTTGTGCGTAACCTGAGCTCCTCTACGGAGGGCTGGATCGCTGCTCCCAATCTTATCACCCTGATTGGAAAGTCCAAATCTTGCCAATCTCTCTCCAGCTCAG aggGCAGTGGCTCTGGAAATCTCAGCACATCATCCAGTTGCAGTGAGACCTACACAAGCTTCTCTGACATCAAATCATGA
- the LOC128368037 gene encoding PHD finger protein 6-like — protein sequence MVEMGNDRKVTCILCERSEETKISGALSTKDQITAHQNCLLFSSGIYCQNSPQFDDLFGFSVDDVMDEVKRGSKLVCHKCKKKGATAGCEVKRCKKSFHYPCAVQEGAHTIEDPNEGKYGLYCFSHYQKRRNNGSTDERVFTKLQTSKKSSKTASSKVFCLACEKTEGNISLDSLSNRIIMLYCNKHAPSSHKRNGHAGSVAAGPSACSSDSSSASSPGSSKRKLNINDKEEERPSKRKPEGWKRRVSDDSSDSVENEPNTDMAMFAPLESDLDENANSVPENQVSQIFIS from the exons ATGGTAGAAATGGGCAACGATCGCAAAGTGACATGCATACTTTGTGAGAGGTCCGAGGAGACGAAGATAAGCGGAGCCTTATCCACTAAAGATCAAATCACCGCTCATCAGAACTGTTTG TTATTCTCTTCTGGTATTTATTGCCAAAATTCACCCCAGTTCGACGATCTGTTTGGTTTCTCCGTGGACGATGTGATGGACGAGGTGAAACGTGGAAGCAAACTG GTTTGTCACAAATGTAAGAAAAAGGGTGCCACTGCTGGATGTGAAGTCAAACGTTGCAAGAAGTCCTTCCACTACCCATGCGCTGTTCAAGAGGGAGCTCACACTATTGAAGATCCAAATGAGGGGAAATATGG GCtgtactgcttctcacactacCAAAAAAGAA GAAACAACGGTTCCACAGATGAACGTGTCTTTACAAAGCTCCAAACATCCAAAAAATCCAGCAAAACTGCATCATCTAAG GTATTTTGCCTTGCCTGTGAAAAAACGGAAGGAAATATCAGCTTGGACAGCTTGTCTAACAGGATTATTAT GTTATATTGTAACAAACATGCTCCTTCATCACATAAGAGGAACGGCCATG CTGGTTCTGTGGCGGCCGGACCGTCTGCTTGCAGCAGTGACTCAAGCTCAGCCAGCAGCCCTGGATCTTCAAAG agAAAGCTGAATATCAATGACAA agaggaagagagacctTCTAAACGAAAACCTGAAGGCTGGAAGAGGAGAGTGTCAGATGATTCTTCAGATTCAG TTGAGAATGAACCAAATACAGATATGGCAATGTTCGCGCCTTTAGAGTCAGATTTAGATGAAAATGCGAACTCTGTTCCAGAGAACCAAGTAAgtcaaatctttatttcatga